A region of Kribbella sp. NBC_01245 DNA encodes the following proteins:
- a CDS encoding PLP-dependent cysteine synthase family protein has translation MSEVFERGQSAARCREVDRRSDADRAWVSEAIRRVEADANRSADTHLHVFPMPPGVDIDVYLKDESVHPTGSLKHRLARSLFLYALCNGWIREGTTVIEASSGSTAVSEAYFARLLELPFIAVMPASTSKEKVELIEFHGGRCHFVERSGQIYGEAKRLAEETGGHYMDQFTYAERATDWRGNNNIAESIFEQLSLERHPVPAWIVVGAGTGGTSATIGRYVRYQRHSTNVAVVDPENSAFFPAFETGDPDFATGRPSQIEGIGRPRVEPSFILGVVDKMITVPDAASIAAMRFTSRVTGRHVGGSTGTNMWGALRLAAEMRRTGATGSIVTLLCDGGERYTDSYYDDAWLRSRGIDIAPYLDTLERFSVSGRWREPIA, from the coding sequence ATGAGTGAGGTATTCGAACGGGGGCAGTCGGCGGCTCGATGCCGGGAGGTGGACCGGCGCAGCGACGCTGACCGGGCCTGGGTGTCGGAGGCGATCCGGCGGGTCGAGGCGGACGCCAACCGCAGCGCCGACACCCACCTGCACGTCTTCCCGATGCCGCCCGGCGTGGACATCGACGTCTATCTGAAGGACGAGTCGGTGCATCCGACCGGCTCGCTGAAGCACCGGCTGGCCCGGTCGCTGTTCCTCTACGCCCTCTGCAACGGCTGGATCCGCGAGGGCACCACCGTGATCGAGGCGTCGAGCGGCTCCACCGCGGTCAGCGAGGCGTACTTCGCCCGCCTGCTGGAGCTGCCCTTCATCGCGGTGATGCCGGCCTCGACCAGCAAGGAGAAGGTCGAGCTGATCGAGTTCCACGGTGGCCGGTGCCACTTCGTGGAGCGGTCCGGCCAGATCTACGGCGAGGCCAAGCGGCTCGCCGAGGAGACCGGCGGCCACTACATGGACCAGTTCACGTACGCCGAGCGCGCCACCGACTGGCGCGGTAACAACAACATCGCCGAGTCGATCTTCGAGCAGCTGAGCCTCGAGCGGCACCCGGTCCCGGCGTGGATCGTCGTCGGCGCCGGCACGGGAGGTACGTCGGCCACGATCGGGCGCTACGTCCGCTACCAGCGGCACAGTACGAACGTGGCCGTGGTCGACCCGGAGAACTCGGCCTTCTTCCCGGCCTTCGAGACCGGTGATCCCGACTTCGCGACCGGCCGCCCGTCCCAGATCGAGGGCATCGGCCGCCCGCGGGTGGAGCCGTCGTTCATCCTCGGCGTGGTGGACAAGATGATCACCGTGCCGGACGCGGCCTCGATCGCCGCGATGCGCTTCACCAGCCGGGTGACCGGCCGGCACGTCGGCGGCTCCACCGGCACGAACATGTGGGGAGCGCTCCGCCTCGCGGCCGAGATGCGCCGCACGGGTGCGACCGGCAGCATCGTCACGCTGCTCTGCGACGGCGGCGAGCGCTATACCGACAGCTACTACGACGACGCCTGGCTCCGCTCCCGCGGCATCGACATCGCCCCCTACCTCGACACCCTCGAGCGCTTCTCCGTCTCCGGCCGCTGGCGCGAACCCATCGCCTGA
- a CDS encoding alpha/beta fold hydrolase translates to MSFREAQGLAPMTDGARLRWWAVGDTARMPPVVMLHGGPGLPDYLGDVAKMVEDLAPVYRYDQRGTGQSPWQGRHTSSRHVSDLAELLDLWEAPTAVLIGHSYGTDLACRFCLTHPDRVAAMLLTAGPFVGDWRAGDRLERSRRMSALQQNRYRELDELRHRTEDQELEWLTLGWFTDHADPERGWHWAAKAARQRRPINYTMNSELGNERRSDPLDLHLDELSARLPPQIEILGSADDPRPLSALESLAVRLDVRLTRIDGAGHEPWLEQPDVVRAHVRRFVRESLQLGETPSERRRS, encoded by the coding sequence GTGAGCTTTCGGGAGGCGCAGGGCCTCGCGCCAATGACCGATGGGGCGCGCCTTCGCTGGTGGGCAGTGGGTGACACAGCTCGGATGCCTCCCGTGGTGATGCTGCATGGAGGCCCGGGCCTACCGGACTATCTTGGCGACGTCGCCAAGATGGTCGAGGATCTCGCACCCGTCTACCGCTACGACCAGCGTGGCACGGGCCAGTCGCCGTGGCAGGGCCGTCATACCAGCTCGCGGCATGTTTCGGACCTCGCTGAGCTGCTCGACCTGTGGGAGGCCCCTACGGCCGTGCTGATCGGACACTCCTACGGCACAGACCTGGCCTGCCGGTTCTGTCTGACCCACCCGGACAGGGTGGCCGCAATGTTGTTGACGGCCGGGCCGTTTGTCGGTGACTGGCGCGCCGGGGACCGCTTGGAACGCAGCCGCCGCATGTCTGCGTTACAGCAGAACCGGTACCGCGAGTTGGATGAGCTGCGGCACCGCACAGAGGACCAGGAACTCGAGTGGCTCACGCTGGGCTGGTTCACCGACCATGCCGATCCCGAACGCGGTTGGCACTGGGCCGCGAAGGCTGCCCGGCAACGCAGACCAATCAACTACACAATGAATAGTGAACTGGGTAATGAACGACGTTCAGATCCGCTCGATCTGCACCTTGATGAGCTAAGCGCGCGCCTGCCTCCGCAAATCGAGATCCTAGGCAGCGCTGATGACCCTCGCCCTCTGTCAGCACTTGAATCACTGGCGGTCCGGCTCGACGTTCGGCTGACACGGATCGATGGCGCCGGACACGAACCATGGCTCGAGCAGCCCGACGTCGTACGCGCCCACGTTCGGAGATTTGTGCGCGAGAGCCTCCAGCTAGGCGAGACCCCGTCTGAGCGCCGGCGCAGCTGA
- a CDS encoding 1,4-dihydroxy-2-naphthoate polyprenyltransferase, with protein MATPAQWIEGARPRTLPAAIAPVLVGTGAAAYLDAFVWWKALLALGVALALQIGVNYANDYSDGIRGTDEVRVGPLRLVGSKVATPQQVKTAAFVALGIGAALGVVLSLTSSPWLLVVGAASLLAAWFYTGGKSPYGYRALGEISVFLFFGLVAVLGTTYAQAETLHWTAVAGAVGVGAIACALLVANNLRDIPTDTATGKRTLAVVLGAARSRQLYAALILLAFILAVLCALASLWALLALLALPLAVRSLKVILSDAVGPALIPVLRITGLTELVYAAGLAAGLTIGH; from the coding sequence ATGGCCACCCCTGCCCAGTGGATCGAAGGCGCCCGGCCGCGGACGCTGCCCGCCGCCATCGCGCCCGTACTCGTCGGAACGGGCGCCGCGGCGTACCTGGACGCGTTTGTCTGGTGGAAGGCGCTGCTCGCGCTCGGAGTGGCCCTCGCCCTCCAGATCGGCGTGAACTACGCGAACGACTACTCCGACGGCATCCGCGGTACCGACGAGGTCCGGGTCGGGCCGTTGCGTCTGGTCGGCTCGAAAGTCGCGACGCCGCAGCAGGTCAAGACGGCCGCCTTCGTGGCTCTCGGCATCGGTGCGGCCCTCGGCGTGGTGCTCAGTCTCACGTCGTCACCGTGGCTTCTGGTAGTCGGAGCGGCGTCACTGCTCGCTGCGTGGTTCTACACCGGCGGCAAATCGCCGTACGGCTATCGGGCCCTTGGCGAGATCAGCGTGTTCCTGTTCTTCGGGCTCGTCGCAGTGCTCGGTACGACGTACGCCCAGGCAGAGACGCTGCATTGGACTGCCGTGGCTGGAGCCGTCGGAGTGGGCGCTATCGCCTGTGCCCTGCTTGTCGCGAATAACCTCCGGGACATCCCGACAGACACTGCGACGGGCAAGAGGACCTTGGCGGTCGTACTGGGGGCTGCGCGCTCTCGGCAGCTCTACGCGGCCCTGATCCTGCTGGCGTTCATCCTGGCCGTCCTGTGCGCCCTGGCCAGCTTGTGGGCACTCCTCGCGCTGCTGGCACTTCCCCTCGCCGTACGGTCACTGAAGGTGATCCTCAGCGACGCGGTCGGCCCGGCGCTCATCCCGGTACTGCGCATTACCGGCCTGACCGAGCTGGTTTACGCGGCAGGACTCGCTGCGGGGTTGACGATCGGTCACTAA
- the menE gene encoding o-succinylbenzoate--CoA ligase: protein MTTLRLIPGSPPGVLSALRGVLDGSGDPFAPLPADPALAERVRRVARVDVPLESGVVMLPTSGSSGEPKGVLLSRTALVASAEATHARLGGPGQWLLVMPAYFVGGLQVLTRSLLAGINPVMAEDFGDGAKAMTGERRYTSMVPTQLARLLETDVEALRSFDAILVGAAATSADLKQRAHDAHVNVVTTYGMTETGGGCVYDGRPLDGVTVALDNDRVVLGGPTLFDGYRLEPMLTAEALQDKGFRTQDRGRIKEDGRLEILGRIDDVVISGGVNVVLPSVQQRLLTHELVADAVVLGVDDQEWGSRVVAFVIGTATLDELRDHVSAELPRTWAPRELIHLDELPMLASGKVDRQRLRELAR from the coding sequence ATGACCACCCTTCGGTTGATCCCCGGCTCACCGCCCGGCGTGCTGTCCGCGCTGCGTGGTGTGCTCGACGGTTCCGGCGACCCGTTCGCCCCGCTGCCGGCCGATCCGGCCCTGGCCGAGCGGGTACGACGCGTCGCCCGGGTCGACGTACCGCTTGAGTCCGGCGTGGTGATGCTGCCGACGTCAGGCTCGTCCGGCGAACCGAAAGGCGTGCTGCTGTCCCGTACGGCGCTGGTGGCGTCCGCAGAGGCGACCCACGCGCGGTTGGGTGGTCCGGGCCAGTGGCTGCTGGTGATGCCGGCCTACTTCGTCGGCGGCCTGCAGGTGCTGACGCGCTCGCTGCTCGCCGGGATCAACCCCGTGATGGCCGAAGATTTCGGCGATGGTGCGAAAGCGATGACCGGCGAGAGGCGCTACACGTCGATGGTGCCGACGCAGCTCGCGAGACTGCTGGAGACGGACGTCGAGGCGTTGAGGTCGTTCGACGCGATCCTGGTCGGCGCGGCCGCCACCTCGGCTGACCTCAAGCAACGTGCGCACGACGCTCACGTGAACGTCGTGACGACGTACGGCATGACCGAGACCGGCGGCGGCTGCGTGTACGACGGTCGGCCGCTCGACGGGGTTACCGTTGCGCTGGACAACGACCGGGTGGTGCTCGGGGGGCCGACCTTGTTCGACGGCTATCGGCTCGAGCCCATGCTCACCGCGGAAGCCTTGCAGGACAAGGGTTTCCGTACGCAAGACCGTGGCCGCATAAAGGAAGACGGTCGACTGGAAATCCTTGGCCGGATCGACGACGTGGTGATCTCGGGTGGCGTGAACGTCGTACTGCCCTCGGTTCAGCAACGCCTCCTCACCCATGAGCTGGTGGCCGACGCGGTCGTGCTCGGCGTAGACGACCAGGAATGGGGCAGCCGGGTCGTTGCCTTCGTCATCGGCACCGCCACCCTCGACGAACTCCGCGACCATGTCTCGGCCGAACTGCCGCGCACCTGGGCGCCACGCGAATTGATCCACCTGGACGAACTCCCGATGCTTGCCTCGGGCAAGGTTGATCGGCAACGACTGCGGGAGCTGGCACGATGA
- a CDS encoding o-succinylbenzoate synthase, with protein sequence MKVYSIALRNKFRGITVREGMLFEGPAGWAEWSPFLDYDDATCVAWLRAAREAAYDGWPAPVRDAVPVNCTVPAIGPEKAAAIVRASGCGTAKVKVAEPGQTLADDLARVEAVRDAIGPSGRVRIDANGAWSVGEAIGALKELGRFDLEYVEQPCASVEDLALVRRRTDVLVAADESIRNAEDPLRVRDLEAADIAVLKVQPIGGVRACLDIAEQIGLPVVVSSALETSIGIAAGVALAAALPELPYACGLATVSMFTADVVPEPLLPVDGMLPVTRPVTPRAQADQATTERWQARYDRVNALLRSDR encoded by the coding sequence ATGAAGGTCTATTCGATTGCCTTGCGCAACAAGTTCCGCGGTATCACCGTGCGCGAGGGAATGCTGTTCGAAGGCCCGGCCGGCTGGGCCGAGTGGAGCCCGTTCCTCGACTACGACGACGCCACCTGCGTGGCCTGGTTGCGGGCGGCCCGCGAGGCGGCGTACGACGGCTGGCCCGCGCCGGTGCGAGACGCCGTACCGGTGAACTGCACGGTGCCGGCCATCGGTCCCGAGAAGGCCGCCGCGATCGTCCGGGCCTCGGGCTGCGGCACCGCCAAGGTCAAGGTCGCCGAGCCCGGCCAGACGCTGGCGGACGACCTGGCCCGGGTCGAGGCGGTGCGCGACGCGATCGGCCCGAGCGGACGCGTGCGGATCGACGCGAACGGCGCCTGGTCGGTGGGCGAGGCCATCGGCGCGCTGAAGGAGCTCGGCCGCTTCGACCTGGAGTACGTCGAACAGCCCTGCGCCTCAGTGGAAGACCTGGCGCTGGTCCGGCGTCGTACGGACGTGTTGGTAGCGGCCGACGAGTCGATAAGAAACGCCGAAGACCCCTTGCGGGTAAGGGATTTGGAGGCGGCCGACATCGCCGTACTGAAGGTCCAGCCGATCGGCGGAGTCCGGGCCTGTCTCGACATCGCGGAACAGATCGGCCTGCCGGTCGTGGTGTCGTCCGCACTCGAGACGTCGATCGGAATCGCCGCCGGTGTCGCGCTAGCCGCGGCCCTGCCGGAATTGCCGTATGCCTGCGGCCTGGCGACGGTCTCGATGTTCACCGCCGACGTGGTGCCCGAGCCACTGCTGCCCGTCGATGGCATGCTGCCGGTGACGAGACCGGTCACCCCAAGAGCACAAGCGGACCAAGCGACGACCGAGCGATGGCAGGCCCGGTACGACCGGGTCAACGCCCTACTGAGGAGTGATCGATGA
- the menD gene encoding 2-succinyl-5-enolpyruvyl-6-hydroxy-3-cyclohexene-1-carboxylic-acid synthase, protein MNPSTAFATVVVDELIRNGVREVVLAPGSRSAPLALALAEADRAGLLRLHVRIDERTAGFLAIGLIRGSGLPVPVVTTSGTAVANLHPAVLEASHSGLPLLVLSADRPPELRGSGANQTTDQLKIFGDTVRLFHEMGTPSKQLGQVAYWRSVVSRAVSVAVGARTADPGPIQLNCAFAEPLVPDGVDDWPEPLDGRTAAWTTVHPGAVSPSAVSPGPKTVVIAGDGASQSARLAAEAGNWPLFAEPSSRSRIGPSVISTYRLLLASSPLAGEIERVLVFGHPTLSRPVSKLLATPGIEVIVVAPTGRWPDAARRASLVAPALEVTGPDDPAWLEKWQAADALVQPVLGKLDGLPGPVIAATMAEAIGADGMLVVGSSNAIRDLDLSPVVPIRTVANRGLAGIDGTLSTAVGAALANAGPTYALLGDLAFLHDANGLVIGPDEPRPDLRIVVLNDNGGGIFSTLEQGAGEHAEHFERVFGTPHAVSLEALCGATQTPYRLAKTREDLRAAVEGTVEGIDVIEVRVDRSGHRDLQAAITAAVGEALG, encoded by the coding sequence ATGAATCCGTCGACGGCGTTCGCGACCGTGGTGGTCGACGAGCTGATCCGCAATGGCGTGCGGGAGGTCGTGCTCGCGCCCGGATCGCGCAGCGCGCCGCTGGCACTGGCGCTGGCCGAGGCCGACCGCGCCGGGCTGCTCCGGTTGCACGTGCGCATCGACGAGCGGACCGCGGGCTTTCTCGCGATCGGCCTGATCCGCGGGTCGGGTCTGCCGGTCCCGGTGGTGACCACCTCGGGTACGGCGGTCGCGAACCTCCATCCGGCCGTGCTGGAGGCCTCGCACAGCGGGTTGCCCCTGCTCGTGCTGAGCGCCGACCGCCCGCCCGAACTGCGGGGGAGCGGCGCGAACCAGACGACCGACCAGCTCAAGATCTTCGGCGACACGGTCCGGCTGTTCCACGAAATGGGTACGCCGTCCAAGCAGCTCGGCCAGGTCGCGTACTGGCGTTCGGTCGTCTCGCGGGCCGTGTCGGTCGCAGTCGGCGCCCGTACGGCGGACCCGGGGCCGATCCAGCTCAACTGCGCCTTCGCGGAACCGCTGGTGCCGGATGGCGTGGACGACTGGCCCGAACCGCTCGACGGCCGTACGGCGGCCTGGACGACAGTGCATCCGGGAGCGGTCTCGCCCTCGGCCGTGTCGCCCGGGCCGAAGACCGTGGTCATCGCGGGGGACGGCGCTTCGCAATCGGCTCGCCTGGCTGCCGAGGCGGGGAACTGGCCGTTGTTCGCGGAGCCGTCGAGCCGGTCGCGGATCGGCCCGTCGGTGATCTCGACGTACCGCCTCTTGCTCGCCTCGTCACCGCTCGCGGGCGAGATCGAGCGGGTACTGGTGTTCGGCCACCCGACCCTGTCACGGCCGGTCTCGAAGTTGCTCGCGACACCCGGGATCGAGGTCATCGTGGTCGCGCCGACCGGGCGCTGGCCCGATGCCGCACGACGTGCCTCGTTGGTCGCTCCCGCGCTGGAGGTGACCGGCCCGGACGACCCGGCCTGGCTCGAAAAATGGCAAGCCGCCGACGCTCTGGTCCAACCCGTGCTCGGCAAACTCGACGGTCTTCCCGGACCCGTCATCGCCGCCACGATGGCCGAGGCGATCGGTGCCGACGGCATGCTGGTGGTGGGTTCGTCGAACGCCATACGCGATCTCGACCTCTCCCCAGTGGTCCCGATCCGGACGGTCGCGAACCGTGGCTTGGCCGGGATCGACGGCACGCTGTCCACGGCCGTCGGCGCCGCCCTCGCGAACGCCGGACCGACGTACGCGCTGCTTGGCGATCTGGCCTTCCTGCACGACGCGAACGGCCTGGTCATCGGTCCCGACGAGCCTCGGCCCGACCTGCGCATCGTCGTACTCAACGACAACGGCGGCGGCATCTTCTCCACCCTGGAACAAGGCGCGGGCGAACATGCCGAGCACTTCGAGCGCGTCTTCGGCACCCCGCACGCCGTCTCCCTCGAGGCACTTTGCGGCGCCACGCAAACGCCGTACCGACTCGCGAAGACGCGTGAGGACCTGCGCGCCGCGGTCGAGGGCACGGTCGAGGGCATCGACGTGATCGAGGTCCGCGTCGATCGGTCAGGTCATCGCGACTTGCAGGCGGCGATCACGGCTGCGGTTGGAGAGGCGCTGGGATAA